Genomic window (Nilaparvata lugens isolate BPH chromosome 7, ASM1435652v1, whole genome shotgun sequence):
GATTATTCCATTCGGGTTTTTTTAAATTCTCACAACATGCATCACCCTGTTCTTAGCTGAAAAccgaattttaataattttgtaatagtCTGTTTTGAAAAAGTTACGGAAACGCATTGAAAAACCACAGAAAGACGTTCTAACAGCTCTAACAACTAGTGAGGTCCaggtataatggcagtggagaaagataggagaaaaacgttgccgatactctgtcttgtcaatactgCTTTCTGTAGTCTACCGCCTTCAAACGGTAGCTGAtgcaggttcattgatgtaatgttaacgattcattctcatttaaaataatcaattatatttttcaataatctcatcatgaattttcataactaagaataaatatttagttaattaatacattgttaaaagacgatctggcaacagagcaaagcgagaagagatagcgctatccgctttgctgaatgatagacaaggattgcaataccattgctgatcaaacactgccataataacgtggacctcactacagtccCGCTGGCTCACGACGTGTGTGCGTCGGTGTGCTAGAGATCGATGacaattatataaaattattataatataatatttatataaattacaatgaaaattaaaatatatattacaagaatataaatttgaagcaGTTAAGGGATTTGGTAATAGGAATCTTACTCGCCAACGGCCATACCACGTTGAATACACCGGTTCTCGTTCGATCTCCGAAGTTAAGCAACGTCGGGCGTGGTCAGTACTTGGATggttataatttgtttttttctgCTCTCATGTATATGCATGtatgtataatattgtattatgaacattttatttttattttgctcgtatatgtatgtgtatgagtaaattattgtttgttttctttttggcaataaatgaatttgatttgatttgttggGTGACCGCTTGGGAACAACACGTGCTGTTGGTTTTTTTCTCTGAACTTTATATACTCTGATTTCTTCAACTCTAGATCAACCTGGAAATGATTTATATATGATGGATGAGTTCTTTCCAGtctcacatttatttatttgtggatagaATTATTGCAAATCATTTATCCAGCACATGAATCAACATTACAAAAACAGCTCCATTCttcatagtgaggttcacgatAAAATGGCAgtttgttgctatccttgtctatcattcgacaaagcatatAGAGCTATGCTTTTCCAGCTCCGCAACtttttcatatatattcaaaaacgtataattgaccgagcgaagtgaggtctaagattcaagtcgacggtttggcatttctcttaatgtttaaatgattgaatgtttatttatgtttatatgttgcgtatttacggcgaaacgccttaatagattttcataaaatttgacaggtatgttccttttttaattgcgcgtcgacatatatacaaggtttttggaaattttgcatttcaaggataatataaaaggaaaaaggagcctccttcatacgccaatattagagtaaaaatcagactatagaattattcatcataaatcagctgacaagtgattacacagatgtgtggagaaaccagtctattgcagtatttccataaggtctatactagtttcaatcaggtacttatgtatgagaatactgcgtgaggtctactgttcacagaactactagttaagaGAATACTCaatcttaattattatgaaaaatttattattattacatttaaaaatatttttcttgacaattgaaaaaaaaatcattttttctaAGAAAAAATAACAGTTGATATTATACATCAGATACAAGTTTACGGCATCAGCAATACAATTATAGAAAAGGCacagaatcggcaacgctgttattctatctttcttcactgccattatacatggaccttactataggctTACTGGTACTTTTCTCAGTAAAGCACAGTTTCTACTTTCCAATTAATTAATGTGTAAGTTGGGCTAGAAGAGAACGCAGAATCCAGGGCTACTTAAGAAAAGGGAGAAAATCCAGATCCTTTGGCTTCATTACAACAACACGTGTCGTTTGCGTTTACTTTCATTTTAACTGCTTGCTTTTAATTAAAGTCGCTTCCCCGTTCGAATTTCAAACTGCCCGCTCTTATTCAATTACAGATTACAGCAATCCTAAGCACTGGATAAAAGAAAGTATACTCTTATTGGTGTTTTGAAGCGGTTTTCAAGAAACCAAATTGGTTGTCTTTGCTGCCTAAACCGTTGCAAAAATGCTGATAAGAAGGGAAGTTGAGAAGATATGAGAAGAAGGTAAGTTTTATCGAAAACCCCGTTTGCTGAGTTTCCCCTGAGAGcaaaaaattatgatgatttataaaaataatgttgatgtTGATCACGTGATGTTGATTGTACACGCTGAGAGTAGTTTGAACCTTGTCTGTTGTTTGTTTAACTGTTTTTGAGATAAGTATTTTTTGTTgcttttcagaaaaaaaattgtgcAAGGTAATTATTGTTCAAAGAACTTATTTGAGTTTTCCCCAGATACAGATAAGTGAGCAATATATAAGCATCGATATAATACCATAGAGTAAAAATATCGTTAAATGTATGATTCGGATGTCTGAagtcaaataataaatatcgggggaccgagcttcgctctcgAGTGTAAAGgcttagaaaatttgtaacgaaagattaaatttatagtttatatttatttattcattttctcagtcgtacaattattttcatagttatatgagaaggcacaacaggcttatgcccagaactgtctcttttcaaatttatattacagtccaaatcaaaatctaggttaagctgatatcactcatcaaaaaaCCAATTTATCCACACTTCAAAAagcaaacacatcatcaattacaaatagatatactatgaattccatttagaatgatatactatgtttgctacaatatttgttaataaccTATGTACTATTATACACTAacacagcatctagttactattttggactttctgaagtaaacatgttttctaaaaaagagaaataacaaaataatatgtaagcttttcttgctgaatttttcttctcgtgagatcagctggatgatcccacacatgcagtcgttcactctcttccattacggtattgacagacgacaaaatttccagctgtatTTCCAaagacgtatttatccttttaatgtcctccagcgagttatcccagggttgagacctagtgcaatcgaatcttcataatATCATATGTTGTGTGTTGTTGAATAAGTAGACGATTAGTAATTTGACAAGTTGTTTATTAATTAGAAAAATAGACATGAAGACATAGACAAGAAGACAAAACAGTTCAGGTCATACAAAACCTCATAACGATTCACCCAGGCTTGGCCCGCGCTTTCTTCTCTTGTTGCcaactgaatgaatgaatcagtaCCAACATACaacatcataaacctactttgtttcaaatttcgtgagaatcgttagagccgttttcgagatccggtcacatacagatatttatataaacataaaaacatctaaacagaaattgctcgtttaatagtataggataaatgTCTTAATTACTAATAATGATGCTTGATAAATATGCTCCTAatatctatcaaaataacttttctggtagcaaaattaatagaggaccaggtaggctgagtcctgaatacaactcgtcctaccaaaacaataggtaatgcaaataattgcaaaatcaaatagtgaataattgttatttttattgttgaattaattgtgatgtaagtttcaaaatacataagTTGAATGTGATGCCAATTGTAAAGACttttaaattgtgaaaaaacaaattcaaaaaataaaatgattttgtattcaaaattttgaatattattcaatgtcctgAAATGACAAACTCTTTGATTGCCTTTGTAGGCACAGCTCATAAGTAAGATGAATCTATATAAGTAAATGAACAATAGCagtatgaatgataatgaatgaatgaaaatagacagatgaatgaataagaatggatgatattacaaatttatgatgaatatacaattactcAACCTGAATATCTTGAGGATGTTGAAAGCTGTCGAAGGTTGTAGGCATTTGTAAGAAATGCTCCGGCAAtggaaatcatcatcaccataccggccagagagtgggagggtatatgtaaccccaaagtggaatgctaaattgcacagtcgaccaagtgagtgggagggtatatggaaccccaaagtggatgcaatttcgactgtcaatagagactgcagacctttatcggtagattcgatcgtaggtagaattgtagaacagattcggtagcagattgattcgagagatgtagagagagattgattgagtttccCAAAATCCAAACAGAAGTTTGAGATTCAAACACAATCTGTGAAGACATACaagttgtttgattgaattaggccaatatttatcacaatatgccaatgaaacatgaaagtactgaatattcagctggaataaattcaaattcgaaaattgaaaCAAGAGCTGGCCAATTCCCACATTCCGGAATCGAGTTGAAAACAAAGAAGCAGCACACCAGCGCCACACAAACCGAGTGGAGCAAAACCTACCTACAACGGTTTCCGCAAGTgagaaatgcaagaataaagatacaaaacacaaatattattcaaaagcaagtgagaaaggacaaatttgaaattaatcaaataatactagacaacaaattgaaattattacaaagatacaaatattgaaaacaatgcagacTAAATCTGCCAAACGTTGGCTATACTGGCAACGTGCTAAGTTCAAAGATCAAGGATGatgcaaattgagttttaacatAGACTGGGCCCCGTTTTGCAATTAGAAGAATTGTAaaacaaagaagaaagaaaaaatatgttaaagaGATTTGCATCATTCGCTATCATCTAATGGCAGAGGTGCAACATTAGCAATAGAACGTTTGAAAACACCAGAGTCACTTAGAACCTGGATGACTCTAACCTTGTCATCGGAGCCAGGGAAAACCTCTGTAATACGTCCAAGCTTCCAGAGTGTTGGTGGTGTCCCAGGATCCTTCAATAGCACAAGAGTGCCAACTTGAAGATTGGGTGATGAGGAAGACCATTCATGTCTTTTCTGAAGAGTAACTAAATATTCTTCAGACCATTGTTGCCAAAATTCCTTTGTGACTTCAGCAAGTCTATTCCAACGTGCAAGAAAATTCACATGTTTGAATTTCTGCTTATGAGGAGGCAAAGCATTGAGTGGGCGCGCAATGAGAAAATGCCCAGGTGACAAAAATTGAAGATCAAGAGGGTCCTCAGACAATGGAACAATAGgtgaagaattttactgaacaacAGGACCCTTGAAGATAACATCATTGAGAGAAATTCCGGTTGATGTTTTGGTGCTAGCATCAAACACAACTCTTGTTTTGGTTGTAGTGGAGTCGGGCTTGAAGACAGCGTGATGTGGAATATAATAGACCTGTTCCTCAGGGGCTGGTGGCGGTACAGGGTGCATGTGACCTAAATCTTCATATTCCTGCATAAATTCAACATATTGAGGTTTGAGCTCAGGTTctttaagaaatattttttccaatgaatGGAAACGTTCATAGCTTGAGTCCTTGAATGACCAGGGTGGCAAATGAATCCTTGCGAGGTAAGGACACTTGGAAACGACCATCTTCATGCCTGATGGTATTTTCTTTGTAGTGTGCTTCAACCCTAGCACACTCAGGAGAGACAGGAATAACTGAAGAGACTTCTTCCAGCTTCCAGAAGGTTTCCAACTGATTGGAGACTTCAGCTGTGGAGACAAAATTGGTAACAAATTGATTAGATGATTTTTTGAGTGACACTGATTTAGGTAATTGACAAGAGCCAAGAACAATCCAGCcaagttttgtattttgtaggATTGGAACATCAGGtgacacaataatttgattgccaGTCATGATTGCGGCATAAACGTCAATACCCAATAGGATATCAATTTTCTtagatttatgaaaatttggatcTGCAAGTCGAATATTGCTTGGAATCTTGTAATAGTTAAGATCAATTGTGACACGAGGAATACATGAGGCAAATTTCTCAACAACAATCCATTCTTGTTGCGTTGACCAAGTATGATCAGATGATTTTATTAATACTGAGTGAACAACTGTAGATTTGGCTTGCATACTGGACACTCCATTAATTAGATTAGTTACATGACGAGAAGGAAGAGCTAATCTATCAGCCAACTCTTGAGTGATGAGTGAACAATCACTTCCTGTGTCCATTAAAGCATTACATGCAATTAGGCCCTTGTTATACGGACAGAAAAAACGCGACAGATAAAACGCCGACGCTGAACTAACAATTCAGTGCTGTTATACGAGCAGCAATAACGCCGCGTCGTCGACGCCAGGGAGCTGTTATACGAGCAGCAAACACGCCGCGGCAGGCTCCGAGGAAGCCAATAGGGAGAAGTGTACGCCCGGAGGAGTATGGTGGGGGGGAAGTACGGATCTGCCGCGTAAAAGCTGCCCGTGTAACAGTACTCGCGTCATTTCTATCGCGTTTTTTCTGCCAATTTTACCGGTCCGGTCGCGTTGTCGACGCTGACGCCGGGTTTACAGGGTCCGACGCGACAGATAAAACGTTCGTATAACTTGCACACAGTGACGTCCATTGCTCGGTAGGCTTGGCGTCTACGTGGCGAAAAATCTGTTGCGTTTTTTCTGTCCGTATAACATGGGCCTTAATTCACCATTTGAACTAACAACCAGAACCTCTGCGGTAGGTAATACTTGAACTGATGacttattattagaaatgatgGATGAAGCAGCATGTGAAACAACTGTTGTTTCTGAATTATCAGATTGTGAACTAACTGAATTTGATGCTGAAGATGAATGGGCACTAGAAACGGTGCACTCATTCTGAGACTGAATCACATTAGAAACAACATTCTTACCTCCTGAATTGCTAGTAAAGGAATCATGTAAAACAGTGTGATGTCGCTTATCACATTTTTGGCATCTCTTTGAAGAGCAGTTGTGATTGTCAGTGTAAGGATTAAGGCAATTGAAACACAACCCTTTCCTTTTGATTGCATCAACGTTGATTGATGggaatctttgaaaaattgacaCATTTGAAAATCCCATGAGATCGATCATTGCAAAATTGACAGGATACTGATGGCTGAAAATTATTCAGAGTATTATTTTGAGCAAAAGGATGAGTATTTTGCCTAACATTGGGTGCATTTGAAGTAGCTTGAGTAAAAACCTTTTGATTAGTTGGTGGATTTGAGGGGCTATGAGATGAAATAGCATCCATTACCTTAcattgattttcaagaaattcccACAGTTTATCCATAGTAgggatttcatttatttcaatgcgTTTTTCCCATTCGCGCAAGATATTAGAGTCAAGTTGAGAAGTGATTTTTTGCATGTAAAGTGAATCTTTAATTTGAACATCCAATTTGAGCGCTTCTAAAGCATTAATGTGACAGTTACAGTGATCAATGAAAGCTCTAAGAGATTTGGAACAATTTTTCTTGAGTGCTGGGGGTGATTCAATACCTTGAATGTGGGTACTTGCAATTAATCTGGGGTTATTGTACCTCTGTGTAAGCAGATTCCATGCAAGCTCAAAGTTTCCATTCCCTGGAGGAATATTCTAAATGCATGCAAGGGCTTCACCACTGAGAGCTTTGCGCAAATAATACAGCTTTGTAGCTGGAGCCAAAGTTTGGttttcaataaccatattgGAAAAGGTATCACGGAATTCAAGCCATGAATCAAAGGAACCTGAAAATTCTGGTTACGGTACCATTGGTAATTGTAGACCTTGATAAATAGGCATAGTGGGTTGCAAAGGCAGAGAATTGACATTATTAGCAGTCACTGAAGCAGATGGCGATTGATTTGTGTTGATTAAACTATTATGATCTACAGACCCCGGTGATTTGGGAACTGGAGAGGAGTTTGGTGACCGATGGATGTTCCATTGCCGGTGCTTGAAATGTAGCAACTTGCTGCTgtgaatcataatttttcaaaattgtatttacATTAGCaattaacattaaaaatttttctgTGACAATTTGATGTTCATTGTCATCAATGTCATCTGAATCAAATTCCAGGCTTATCTCTTCATAACGCTGCTCAACGTTGAGCAATTTAGTTTTGACTGCTAgtagtttttgaaaatcattttcatgaatgataatgaatgaatgaaaatagacagatgaatgaataagaatggatgatattacaaatttatgatgaatatacaattactcAACCTGAATATCTTGAGGATGTCGAAAGCTGTTGAAGGTTGTAGGCATTTGTAAGAAATGCTCCGGCAAtggaaatcatcatcaccataccggccagagagtgggagggtatatgtaaccccaaagtggatgcaatttcgactgtcaatagagactgcagacctttatcggtagattcgatcgtaggtagaattgtagaacagattcggtagcagattgattcgagagatgtagagagagattgattgagtttccCAAAATCCAAACAGAAGTTTGAGATTCAAACACAATCTGTGAAGACATACaagttgtttgattgaattaggccaatatttatcgcaaatatgccaatgaaacatgaaagtactgaatattcagctggaataaattcaaattcgaaaattgaaaCAAGAGCTGGCCAATTCCCACATTCCGGAATCGAGTTGAAAACAAAGAAGCAGCACACCAGCGCCACACAAACCGAGTGGAGCAAAACCTACCTACAACGGTTTCCGCAAGTgagaaatgcaagaataaagatacaaaacacaaatattattcaaaagcaagtgaaaaaggacaaatttgaaattaatcaaataatactagacaacaaattgaaattattacaaagatacaaatattgaaaacaatgcagacTAAATCTGCCAAACGTTGGCTATACTGGCAACGCGCTAAGTTCAAAGATCAAAGATGatgcaaattgagttttaacagATGCTTGTTGTGCAATAAAAAATGATCAAGTTAACACTGGCGCCAACTTATCAAACACTTGTGGGGGGTTTTCAGGAAATACTAATTTGAAAGTCGAAATAACTAGTTTTAGACTTTAGATTTATAGGTTTTGTTAAGGTAATTTAATATTACTAATAATCTTAATATTTTCCCCCCAGGAAAAAGGGGTCCGGCCGCCTACCCCCGGAATCCCGgaaaagttttggaattttcaaATGCTCATTAGAAACTGATAGCAATTGGATTGTTTCTAAATATTCCAAGTAAGATCATTCAGACAATTTTATTCTAgcagtttttaaaattaatttcagtTAGTTTAAttgaatcatttaaaaaaaataaattgattagtttGCCTGATATTGATAAGGATCGTTTGATTTCTACAGTGCAATCCAAACCTGTGATGTTGGACTAAGCATGTAAAAATTACATAGGTTCAGCTAGAGTTTAGAGACGTTGTGTAGactgaagagagagagagagcttcAAAATTCTACCAAAGGGTTTTCAGGAAATACTAATTTGAAAGTCGAAATAACTAGTTTTAGACTTCAGATTTATAGGTTTTGTTAAGGTAATTTTGGTGCTAGAGTAGAGTGCTTCTTTTCTACAGTTTTTCTATGCATTCTTTTAGATTTTTAAGTAGATTCGAACTTGAAAAGTTACAGCTATTGTTTGGAGTTCAGTACAGAATTTGATTCTCAAATTTTAATGTTGACTTATACTTCACTATcgatacaaaaaaatcttaatatgataaattatgtactgattattttatgtttgtagTGAACATGGTGTCATACCGCTccattttgattgaaaaacttGTCACTGTTACCATCAATAAGGTACCTAATACTATAACTACCTACAATAGTGAAAAGAAACATTTTTCTACATTAGACTACCTATTCATCCGTGGTATACtactaaaaaaatacaaaaactaataaaattctGTAAAAGTGTAAGGTAATaagtttaaaatatatttaaagatcaatattaatttgaaaaaatgcatttttcaaatatcgTAGTTGAATACGGTAATATGATTTCAACAAATTCTCATGTACAATTTATTCCTTATTTATTAgttcaatttgtttgggaaAGGTAATTTACTCATCCATACATCGACAGTTGGACACAGCAACAGGATCTATTCTCAAAACAATTTGACTCTAGATGTTTTATATACTTTGCTGGAAATGATAATCCAAAATCATGGATTGTTAATATTATAGAGATGGCTAAATACCGTACAATTGATTCTTTCATAGATTGTAAACTGTAGAAATGGTATTGAGTTATAGATTACCCGTATAACTTAGTGGATGAAAATCTCATAGAACTtttgcaaattttattttaatccaCAAGTTTGGTAAAACTTTAACAAAGAGAAAAATCATGAGTTTCATTTTTTAGgcaaatatttaaatttcaaaaattggtaCCTGGGTCTATACTATCTTTACTATTCTCACAGACTATACAAATTGAatacacatttttttcaattactgtATAATATAGTTACCGTATTTAGTCTTAAAATGATAGTGATTAAAAATCAAGTAAGCTAAAGGTAaagtaataaaaatctggtgtagcgcactcacacaactttctttgttgttatgaaaattgatcacctgacgctagagtTCACgtgcatcacaagtctacttattcaaagatctgtgccagctggtgacaggacaataacgctggagacacacgaggtctgctatctcttcatagtgatgaatgatttaatagaatcaacagtttgcgattgaataatcacattttctcgaatttcaagcttattttcaattttaggtggaaatgttacttaacattaattgtagagattttcgtgctcaatcttttccacttgaattttttcgtttaaattatatctgagacctgataattggaaatctaaaatcaaactttgcatagatggggtggagctcctggagccattttcgagaaaatcgagaAAACCCGTGTccgatccttatagtgtaaggaccttaagtttcaaatttcaagtcattccgttaattgggagatgagatatcatgtacacagacgcacatacactcacacatacatacatacacacacacacacacacatacagaccaataaccaaaaaccacttttctggactcaggggaccttgaaacgtatagaaatttgggtacctcaatttttttcggaaagcaatactttccttacccatggtaatagggcaaggaaagtaaaaatagaaaagttaCTGTATTGAGTTTCAAATATCGATAAAATTAATCAGTTTCAATAGAGGATAGACTGAAGACTGAAAGTAAACATCGATATAACCGGATTTTAAGTATCGATATTTCACTGCTGATGCTATCGATATATAGCAGATTTCGACTGTCGATACGCTGCATACAGCTGACATTCGGATTAGGGACGTTCCGATACCGCCATTCTTTCGATACTTGGTATCGAATCGGTATCGAAAGGAGAGTATCGATATTAGTAAAGTATCGAAAGAAAAGTATCGATACCACGAGTATCGAAAGAAAAGTATCGATACCGATACCACAAGCATCGAGTGAGCATTAAGTATCGGAATTaccaactaaaatacttatctactAACTGCAAAACTGCAATCTATCAAGTATAGTCTCAATAGTCTGTCGAAACAAAGAAGACCCTCTGGCAAGATGGGAAAATGACTCCAGCTTGGTCAATAAGGGTATCAATACGTTTCTTTCTATACTTTACTAATAACGATACCCTCCTTTCGATACCAAGTATTGAAAGAATGGTGGTATCGGAACTGGAACGTCCCTAAAGATGTGTAAATGACTCAAGCTCGGTCAATAttggttcaaaaattatcaatttgatttcaaattgtaggAATATTTGTTCAAGAATTATAAATGTGGTCTTAATAGTagatcaaattgataatttttgaaccaaTATTCCCTGAGCTTGAGTCAGTTATGTACTGTTTGTTATTAGTGATGTCATAATGTCTGGTAACTGCTACACTGGGCTATAATTCAGTACTATAATTTCATCTATATTAATCCTTATAATCTTCTAAAATGatataacaattatttatgattatgtaatTAATCGAAGTGAACTACTTTTTTACCCATTTCGCCATTCGATACCGTTTCGATACTCCAACTTGCGTATCGATACCAGTAAAGTATCGAATCATTCGATACCGATACCACCGGTATCGAAAGCAAAGTATCGATACCAGTAAGTATCGAAAGTATCGGAACGTCCCTAATTCGGATTTCAGAGAGCAGATAACCTCCAAAATTTGATACGTAAACAAAAGTGCTTCTATTCCcagttttgttttattatagtTTCGTTATCAGTTCTAGTGTCATTCATTCTCTTGCTATCTTAACattcttattgaataatataaagtaggcacttgaatgattgattgcAAAAATGAAGAACTTAAAAGTGACATTCCTTCATCCTGATCTTGGTATCGGTGGTGCTGAAAGACTTGTGGTAGATGCGGCATTAGCTCTGCATAACAAAGGACACAAAGTTCAATTCCTGACAACTCATCATAACTCCTCACATTGTTTCAAAGAAACAAAAGATGGAACTCTACCAGTGACGGTGGTTGGCGATTGGTTGCCTCGCTCCGTGTTTGGAAGGTTGTACGCACTGTGTGCTTACATTCGCATCATCTATGCTGCTTTCTACTTGGTTTTATTCAGTGATTCAGAACCTGACGTGGTATTCTGTGATCAGATTTCAGCATGCATTCCAATTCTCCACCTCAAGTTTAGAAATGTTTTATTCTACTGTCATTTTCCTGATCAACTTCTCAGTACACCAGGAAGTTTTCTGAAAACATTGTATCGGTTACCTATCAATTGGGTTGAGGAATTCACCACTGGCTGTGCAGATAAAATACTAGTAAACAGTAATTTTACTAGAGGTGTGTTCAAACAGACATTTAAATCTTTGAATCAACAACCAGACATTCTCTATCCATCGATTAATACACAAAGTTTTGATCAAGACGTTTCTTACGATATCAACAACCTGTTGACTACACCAATAAGAGATGATTTCAATGTTATTCTCTCTATCAACCGTTACGAACGTAAGAAAAATTTGATGCTAGCCATATCgtcttttaataaattgaaaaactacatGTCTGAATCGTCTTATAATAAAACGTGTTTGATAGTTGCAGGAGGTTACGATACTAGGGTGTCTGAGAACATTGAGCATTTTATGGAACTCAAAGAATACGCTAGAGAGTTAAATTTGACTGAAAAGGTACACTTTTTGCGATCACCGTCAGATACAGAAAAATTGGCCTTACTAAATAGATGTAACGTATTAATTTACACACCATCCAACGAGCATTTTGGAATAGTGCCCTTGGAGGCGATGTACGCTTTGAAACCTGTCGTTGCTGTTAATTCTGGAGGTCCAGTTGAAACTATATCGAATGGTGAGAATGGATTTCTCTGCGAGCCACTCCCGGATGATTTTGCCACATCACTCGC
Coding sequences:
- the LOC111047421 gene encoding alpha-1,3/1,6-mannosyltransferase ALG2, which translates into the protein MKNLKVTFLHPDLGIGGAERLVVDAALALHNKGHKVQFLTTHHNSSHCFKETKDGTLPVTVVGDWLPRSVFGRLYALCAYIRIIYAAFYLVLFSDSEPDVVFCDQISACIPILHLKFRNVLFYCHFPDQLLSTPGSFLKTLYRLPINWVEEFTTGCADKILVNSNFTRGVFKQTFKSLNQQPDILYPSINTQSFDQDVSYDINNLLTTPIRDDFNVILSINRYERKKNLMLAISSFNKLKNYMSESSYNKTCLIVAGGYDTRVSENIEHFMELKEYARELNLTEKVHFLRSPSDTEKLALLNRCNVLIYTPSNEHFGIVPLEAMYALKPVVAVNSGGPVETISNGENGFLCEPLPDDFATSLAKILEEKSLQDSLGKAGRERFKKNFSFEAFSEKLNQVIENLVN